One genomic region from Spirosoma sp. KCTC 42546 encodes:
- a CDS encoding glycosyltransferase family 2 protein, producing the protein MNEMPMYSSFVSVIIPCYNEQQVLSETYTRLTQVMQAHFTRYELIFINDGSRDATLPILKIMAAEDPNICIISFSRNFGHQPAVSAGIANCRGEVAVIIDADLQDPPELIPDMVKLWKEKDCNVVYAVRSNREGETYFKKLTAKAFYRIINYLAEVPLPADTGDFRLIDRKIINAFNQLSEHNKYIRGLISWVGFKQEPIYYQRAERFAGKTKYSLGKMLKFAHTSLLYFSHKPLRMASSLGVISVGIAMVLLGWVVYNIIFLPNQLVHGWASLLIVIMFFGGIQMLTIGVLGEYISSIFDEIKNRPEFIIDERINFLPDTVEEKTLGLLKNQPTNWQAI; encoded by the coding sequence ATGAACGAGATGCCGATGTACTCTTCCTTTGTCTCCGTTATCATTCCCTGCTATAACGAACAGCAGGTACTTAGCGAGACGTATACCCGGCTGACGCAGGTGATGCAAGCCCATTTTACGCGTTATGAATTGATCTTCATTAATGACGGAAGTCGTGATGCGACTCTGCCCATCCTGAAAATCATGGCGGCAGAAGATCCCAACATCTGTATTATTTCGTTTTCCCGAAATTTCGGACATCAACCGGCTGTTTCGGCAGGCATTGCTAACTGTCGGGGCGAAGTGGCTGTGATTATTGATGCAGATTTGCAGGACCCTCCCGAGCTGATTCCTGATATGGTGAAGCTTTGGAAAGAAAAAGACTGTAATGTAGTCTATGCGGTACGAAGCAACCGGGAGGGGGAAACCTATTTTAAAAAACTGACTGCCAAGGCTTTTTACCGGATCATCAATTATTTAGCTGAAGTGCCCTTGCCAGCCGATACGGGTGACTTTCGACTTATCGACCGCAAAATTATTAACGCCTTTAACCAGCTATCCGAGCACAATAAATACATCCGGGGGCTGATTAGCTGGGTAGGTTTCAAACAGGAGCCAATTTATTACCAGAGAGCAGAACGATTTGCTGGAAAGACAAAATACTCGCTGGGCAAAATGTTGAAGTTTGCTCACACGAGTCTACTCTATTTTAGCCATAAACCACTTAGAATGGCTTCATCGCTGGGCGTAATCAGCGTTGGAATAGCTATGGTGCTGTTGGGTTGGGTAGTGTATAATATTATTTTTCTGCCTAATCAGCTTGTGCATGGATGGGCATCATTGCTCATTGTAATTATGTTTTTTGGGGGAATACAGATGCTTACGATCGGTGTACTGGGTGAATATATTAGTTCGATTTTTGATGAAATTAAAAACCGGCCAGAATTTATAATTGACGAACGCATCAATTTTTTGCCTGATACGGTAGAAGAAAAAACGCTGGGTTTGCTAAAAAACCAACCAACAAACTGGCAAGCCATCTAA